One Gloeobacter morelensis MG652769 DNA window includes the following coding sequences:
- a CDS encoding aminotransferase class IV translates to MGLLVNFNGTIAPEARVSVLDRSFLYGDGVYEVVRTIGGRPFALQEHLDRLRASANYLYLDIPWSDAQIAAEVERTLAAADSGEFYIRIVVSRGAEEEISLLPGPQLIPDLVIIVRPIASQLALSEQGVHLAVLPRLRNDARALSPAAKTGNYLNNILALIEARRLGADDALLLNSRGEVTEATTSNLWLVRSGTVYTPAVEAGILHGITRHFLLKLLGDWQIPCIEAALTETDLLTAEEAFLSSSVRLMAPVSRIDDYELPYCPGALTRRLFDGLVVLMQDAVAAPKVPV, encoded by the coding sequence ATGGGTCTTCTGGTCAACTTCAACGGCACCATCGCGCCGGAAGCCAGAGTTTCGGTCCTCGACCGCAGTTTTCTCTACGGCGACGGCGTCTACGAGGTCGTGCGCACGATCGGGGGAAGACCCTTCGCTTTGCAGGAGCACCTCGACCGGCTGCGCGCCTCCGCGAACTATCTCTATCTCGACATTCCCTGGAGCGACGCGCAGATTGCCGCTGAAGTCGAGCGCACCCTGGCTGCCGCCGACAGCGGTGAATTTTACATTCGGATCGTCGTCAGCCGCGGCGCGGAAGAAGAAATCAGCCTGCTGCCCGGGCCGCAACTTATCCCCGATCTGGTGATCATCGTGCGGCCCATTGCTTCCCAACTGGCCTTGAGCGAGCAGGGGGTGCATTTGGCGGTACTGCCCCGCTTGCGCAACGACGCGCGGGCACTCTCTCCGGCCGCCAAGACCGGCAACTACCTCAATAACATCCTGGCGCTCATCGAAGCGCGCCGCCTGGGGGCCGACGACGCCTTGCTGCTCAACAGCCGCGGTGAGGTGACCGAGGCCACCACCAGCAATCTCTGGCTGGTGAGAAGCGGCACGGTTTACACCCCGGCGGTAGAAGCGGGCATCCTGCACGGCATCACCCGGCATTTTTTGCTGAAGTTGCTGGGCGATTGGCAGATTCCTTGCATCGAGGCCGCGCTTACCGAAACAGATTTATTGACGGCCGAAGAAGCCTTTTTGAGTTCGTCGGTGCGCCTGATGGCCCCTGTAAGCCGCATCGATGATTACGAACTGCCCTACTGTCCGGGGGCGCTTACCCGCCGACTGTTCGATGGGTTGGTCGTGCTGATGCAAGATGCCGTCGCAGCCCCGAAGGTGCCGGTGTAG
- a CDS encoding M16 family metallopeptidase, giving the protein MFRTTLASGLRVLVLNNPAVDIVSARFFLRADSRIDTPPGLAHLVSAVLTKGTEARDSMAIAQIVESLGAMLGADSTPDYLQIALKSLGEDFPTLLALAAELLQRATFPAEQIEIERKATLQAIRSQQERPFTVAYNQFRAALYGNSPYAYPELGTEESVLALRREDLLNFYRAHFRPDNAVFVAVGPLEPEAVVRLLEEHLGDWSVPETPLLATAARRSPGAISQTVRTVQPTQQSTVLVGYPAAPIHSEDFAALKLIGTYLGSGLSSRLFTELREKRGLAYEVSAFYPTRACPSHFVAYIGTAPENTRTCEEGLRTEVERLASTPLGDSELRTAKNKLLGQYALGKQTNSQVAQLLGWYEILGVGADFDREYTRTIEQLTGADLLAVAGRTFTVPIVSLVGPEDVLATAL; this is encoded by the coding sequence ATGTTCCGTACCACGCTTGCCAGCGGCCTTCGCGTCCTTGTGCTCAACAACCCGGCCGTCGATATTGTGAGCGCCCGCTTTTTCCTGCGGGCCGACAGCCGCATAGATACCCCGCCGGGGCTGGCCCACCTGGTCAGTGCCGTGCTGACCAAGGGCACCGAGGCGCGCGATTCGATGGCTATTGCCCAGATTGTCGAATCGCTCGGGGCGATGCTCGGTGCCGACAGTACCCCCGATTATCTGCAAATTGCCCTCAAAAGCCTGGGCGAAGACTTTCCGACCCTGCTTGCCCTAGCTGCCGAACTGTTGCAGCGGGCGACCTTTCCTGCCGAGCAAATCGAAATCGAACGCAAAGCAACTTTGCAGGCGATCCGCTCCCAGCAGGAGCGGCCCTTCACCGTCGCCTACAACCAGTTTCGCGCAGCACTCTACGGCAACTCCCCCTACGCCTATCCGGAGTTGGGCACCGAGGAGAGTGTGTTGGCCCTGCGGCGCGAGGATCTGCTGAATTTTTATCGCGCCCATTTTCGACCGGACAACGCCGTGTTCGTAGCCGTCGGGCCGCTCGAGCCGGAGGCGGTTGTCCGCCTGCTCGAAGAGCATCTGGGCGATTGGAGTGTACCTGAGACGCCGCTACTGGCCACAGCAGCGCGCAGGTCACCGGGCGCCATTTCCCAGACTGTGCGCACGGTACAGCCCACCCAGCAGAGTACGGTTCTGGTCGGTTACCCGGCAGCACCGATCCACTCGGAAGATTTTGCGGCCCTCAAACTGATCGGCACCTACCTCGGCAGCGGGCTTTCCAGTCGCCTGTTCACCGAACTGCGCGAAAAGCGCGGCCTTGCCTACGAAGTCTCCGCCTTCTATCCGACCCGGGCCTGCCCCTCCCACTTCGTCGCCTATATCGGCACCGCCCCCGAGAACACCCGCACCTGTGAAGAGGGCCTGCGCACCGAAGTCGAGCGCCTGGCGAGCACGCCGCTCGGCGATTCCGAACTGCGCACGGCCAAAAACAAGCTGCTGGGCCAGTACGCCCTCGGCAAGCAGACCAACAGCCAGGTGGCTCAGCTGCTGGGCTGGTACGAGATTCTGGGCGTCGGTGCCGACTTCGACCGCGAGTACACCCGCACCATCGAGCAATTGACGGGTGCCGACTTGCTGGCGGTGGCCGGGCGCACCTTCACAGTACCGATCGTCTCGCTGGTGGGGCCTGAGGACGTGCTCGCAACGGCCCTCTAA
- a CDS encoding M16 family metallopeptidase, whose amino-acid sequence MIATTPASAEAFAGRIRILPNGLTLIVQQIPTAAAVTCDIWVRTGARTEPSQLSGVSHFLEHMIFKGTEKVGPGVFDSEIESRGGVTNAATSQDYTHYFITVANEHYEASLPYLAELVNAAAIPPAEYERERLVVLEEIRRSNDSPDRRAFEILTCTMYPEHPYSRPVLGTAESLLAMTADQMRAYHRERYQPANTTVVIVGGVPEEQMLAAAEALFAPLSEGPTGEVPTVPLPATPAPGVSTHVLARLEQPRLMLAWLGAAIEQIEDAIALDVLATVLSEGRTSRLVRSLREEKGWARSVNAYFMPQKHPGLFIVSAQADAEWLEPIEAEVRDQVRILANEPVPDGEFNRALRILRNDFIFSTEAPAQLASLYGYYSTVAKLDLALAYPELLQRVQPADLQRVAHRYLDPDRAVVLRLVPETP is encoded by the coding sequence ATGATAGCGACCACACCTGCAAGTGCCGAAGCTTTCGCGGGCCGTATCCGCATCCTGCCCAACGGGCTGACTTTGATTGTTCAGCAGATCCCGACCGCTGCCGCCGTCACCTGCGACATCTGGGTACGCACCGGGGCGCGCACCGAACCGTCGCAGCTGTCGGGTGTCTCGCACTTTCTTGAGCACATGATCTTCAAGGGCACCGAGAAAGTCGGCCCCGGCGTCTTCGACAGCGAAATCGAAAGCCGCGGCGGGGTGACCAACGCCGCCACCAGCCAGGATTACACCCACTACTTCATCACCGTCGCCAACGAGCACTACGAAGCGTCCCTTCCCTACCTGGCGGAACTGGTCAACGCCGCGGCGATCCCGCCCGCGGAATACGAGCGCGAGCGGCTGGTGGTGCTCGAAGAGATCCGCCGCAGCAACGACAGCCCCGACCGCCGGGCCTTCGAGATCCTCACTTGCACCATGTACCCCGAGCATCCCTATAGCCGGCCGGTACTGGGCACCGCCGAGAGCCTGCTCGCGATGACGGCCGATCAGATGCGCGCCTACCACCGCGAGCGCTACCAGCCCGCCAACACTACTGTTGTCATCGTGGGCGGCGTACCGGAGGAGCAGATGCTGGCCGCCGCCGAGGCATTGTTTGCACCCCTGAGTGAAGGGCCGACAGGCGAAGTGCCGACGGTGCCGCTTCCGGCTACGCCCGCGCCGGGGGTATCCACCCACGTCCTGGCCCGCCTGGAGCAGCCGCGCCTGATGCTCGCCTGGCTGGGTGCTGCGATCGAGCAGATCGAAGATGCGATCGCCCTCGATGTGCTCGCCACCGTGCTCAGCGAGGGGCGCACCTCGCGGCTGGTGCGCTCGCTGCGCGAAGAAAAAGGCTGGGCGCGCTCGGTGAACGCCTACTTTATGCCCCAAAAACACCCGGGCCTGTTTATTGTCTCTGCCCAGGCCGACGCCGAATGGCTCGAACCCATCGAGGCCGAAGTGCGCGATCAAGTACGCATCCTGGCTAACGAACCGGTGCCGGACGGCGAATTCAACCGCGCCCTGCGCATCTTGCGCAACGACTTTATCTTCAGCACCGAGGCCCCGGCCCAGTTGGCGAGTCTCTACGGTTACTACAGCACCGTGGCGAAACTCGATCTGGCCCTCGCCTATCCCGAGTTGCTGCAGCGCGTTCAACCGGCCGACCTGCAGCGCGTCGCCCACCGCTATCTCGATCCTGATCGGGCGGTGGTCCTGCGGCTTGTGCCCGAAACCCCCTGA
- a CDS encoding NAD+ synthase, whose protein sequence is MRVALLQLNSTVGDLVGNAGRIERAAGEAAAAGADLAITHELALPGYPPRDLLLDRAFVADMQQAAHRLARALAGVVPVLVGTAVPSAVGRPLANAALLLEGGECRATVAKGLLPTYDVFDEDRYFEAGQRAHPIEIAGVAMGVHVCEDIWNDREFWPRPRYRRDPVEELAGQGARYLLNLSSSPFYAGKQQLRERLLAHAARRHRLPVLYVNQVGGNDELLFDGRSCVFDGEGRLSARARAFAEDMLLVDLDSLAGRIEPQPTGEAEIWEALVMGTADYARKCGFRQGLVALSGGIDSALTLAIVAAALGPANVLAVMMPSPYSSAGSIDDSLALAANLGVETLKLPIAPAMAAFEQILAPAFADLAADVTEENLQARIRGTLMMALSNKWNRLVFITGNKSETAVGFNTLYGCTAGALAVIADLYKGEVYRLARWLNRDGAAIPEGILTKAPSAELRPDQRDSDTLPPYDVLDGILRAHLEGGRTPEEIADKGYHPEVIKKVLAMVRRAEFKRKQLPPGLRVSPRAFGIGWRMPIART, encoded by the coding sequence ATGCGAGTGGCGCTTTTGCAACTGAATTCGACCGTGGGGGATCTCGTCGGCAATGCCGGGCGCATCGAGCGGGCGGCGGGGGAAGCTGCCGCTGCCGGGGCAGATCTGGCGATCACCCATGAGTTGGCGCTGCCCGGTTATCCGCCTCGGGATCTATTGTTGGACCGGGCCTTTGTGGCCGATATGCAGCAGGCCGCGCACCGGCTTGCCCGTGCGCTCGCGGGGGTGGTGCCGGTGTTGGTGGGCACGGCGGTGCCGAGCGCGGTGGGGCGGCCCCTGGCCAACGCGGCTTTGCTGTTGGAAGGAGGAGAATGCCGGGCGACGGTGGCCAAGGGGCTGCTTCCCACCTACGACGTCTTTGACGAGGACCGTTACTTTGAGGCGGGGCAGCGTGCTCACCCGATCGAGATTGCCGGGGTGGCGATGGGGGTGCACGTCTGCGAGGACATCTGGAACGATCGCGAATTTTGGCCAAGGCCGCGCTACCGCCGCGACCCGGTGGAGGAACTGGCCGGGCAGGGGGCGCGCTACTTGCTCAATCTTTCCAGTTCGCCTTTTTACGCGGGCAAGCAGCAGTTGCGCGAACGGCTTCTGGCCCACGCGGCCCGCCGCCACCGTCTGCCGGTACTCTACGTCAATCAGGTGGGGGGCAACGACGAATTGCTCTTCGACGGCCGTAGTTGTGTCTTCGACGGGGAGGGCCGTCTGAGCGCGCGGGCGCGGGCGTTTGCTGAGGATATGCTGCTGGTGGACTTGGACTCGCTTGCGGGCCGCATCGAGCCTCAACCCACAGGCGAAGCGGAAATCTGGGAAGCATTGGTGATGGGTACGGCCGATTACGCCCGCAAGTGCGGCTTTCGGCAGGGGTTGGTGGCCCTTTCCGGGGGCATCGATTCGGCCCTCACCCTGGCGATTGTGGCCGCCGCCCTGGGGCCGGCGAATGTGCTCGCGGTGATGATGCCTTCACCGTATTCCAGTGCCGGCAGCATCGACGACAGTCTGGCCCTCGCCGCCAATCTGGGGGTGGAGACGCTCAAATTGCCCATCGCTCCGGCAATGGCGGCTTTTGAGCAGATTCTCGCTCCGGCCTTTGCGGACCTGGCCGCCGATGTCACCGAGGAAAATTTGCAGGCGCGTATCCGCGGCACCTTGATGATGGCGCTGTCCAATAAGTGGAATCGCCTGGTATTTATCACCGGCAACAAGTCCGAGACCGCCGTCGGTTTCAACACCCTCTACGGTTGCACCGCCGGGGCACTGGCCGTGATTGCCGATTTGTACAAAGGCGAAGTCTACCGCCTGGCGCGCTGGCTCAACCGGGACGGCGCGGCGATTCCCGAGGGTATCCTCACCAAGGCTCCTTCCGCCGAGTTGCGCCCGGACCAGCGCGACTCCGATACCCTGCCGCCCTACGACGTGCTCGACGGTATTCTGCGCGCCCACCTCGAAGGTGGGCGCACCCCCGAGGAGATCGCCGACAAAGGCTATCACCCAGAAGTGATCAAAAAAGTACTCGCCATGGTGCGCCGGGCCGAGTTCAAACGCAAGCAACTGCCGCCGGGTCTGCGCGTCTCGCCGCGCGCCTTCGGCATCGGCTGGCGCATGCCCATCGCCCGCACCTGA
- a CDS encoding Uma2 family endonuclease: MPESSTMFGTLAGEFTDSARRVLDCARTEAQRLGYQFVSTEHLLLGLLAEGTSEAAKVLVDQDLHLDATRRLVERLIGRGSGLVPKEMPFTPRARYAWEIAFDQSEQLHHSHMDTCHIFFGLVRECLFAGKRGGGAASVFRHLNIDLRELEKRAGILVAAFGAAATPTLSRVAADDEDEWNEPIVIATQNHPPVLVHPLSAPAPVQEIYPAQIAAGEVRTRLSAALLDWVEAHRLGHVSTTSPILAGSDVLVADVLYFSRERLYAGNSRVPDLAALVVERPDDTRQLRVLAAKMRLLLNLGVQVGWMADPHGRSISVFYPGKHKAVTLKADDVLRLPELLAGWEVPVARLWPSY, encoded by the coding sequence ATGCCTGAATCTTCGACGATGTTTGGAACGCTTGCGGGCGAATTTACCGACAGCGCCCGCCGGGTGCTCGATTGCGCCCGCACCGAGGCGCAGCGGCTGGGTTACCAGTTTGTGAGCACCGAGCATTTGCTGCTGGGGCTGCTGGCCGAGGGCACCAGCGAAGCGGCAAAAGTACTCGTCGACCAGGATCTGCACCTCGATGCGACCCGCCGCCTCGTCGAGCGGCTCATCGGCCGCGGCTCCGGGCTGGTGCCCAAGGAAATGCCCTTTACGCCGCGCGCCCGCTACGCCTGGGAGATCGCCTTCGATCAGTCCGAGCAACTGCACCACAGCCACATGGACACCTGCCATATCTTTTTTGGGCTGGTGCGCGAATGCCTCTTTGCGGGCAAGCGCGGCGGCGGGGCGGCGAGTGTTTTTCGTCATCTCAACATCGACCTGCGCGAACTTGAAAAACGGGCGGGCATCCTGGTGGCCGCTTTTGGTGCAGCCGCCACCCCGACTTTGAGCCGGGTAGCAGCGGACGATGAGGATGAGTGGAACGAACCCATCGTGATCGCTACCCAGAATCACCCGCCGGTGTTGGTGCATCCGTTGTCCGCCCCGGCCCCGGTGCAGGAGATCTATCCGGCCCAGATCGCGGCGGGGGAAGTGCGCACGCGGCTGAGCGCGGCCCTGCTGGACTGGGTGGAAGCGCACCGCCTTGGCCATGTCTCCACCACCAGCCCCATCCTGGCCGGCAGCGATGTGCTGGTGGCCGATGTGCTCTATTTTTCGCGCGAGCGTCTGTATGCGGGCAATTCGCGCGTCCCGGATCTGGCGGCGCTGGTGGTGGAACGGCCCGACGACACGAGGCAGTTGCGCGTCCTGGCGGCGAAGATGCGTCTATTGCTGAATTTGGGGGTGCAGGTGGGATGGATGGCCGATCCCCACGGACGCAGTATCAGCGTTTTTTATCCCGGCAAGCACAAAGCGGTGACCCTCAAGGCGGACGACGTGCTGCGGTTGCCGGAGTTGCTCGCGGGCTGGGAAGTTCCCGTCGCCCGCCTCTGGCCGTCCTATTAG
- a CDS encoding phycocyanobilin:ferredoxin oxidoreductase, with the protein MHEGNRSPRPMRIEAKTIKPRHPLVTRLAELLVSTWGEYLQLEPYHLPADLGFVEGQLEGDRLTIVNHCYQSRVFRKLHLELATIGPNLDILHCVMYPRPQFDLPIYGTDIVASTQMVSAAIVDLSPVRGPLSESYLTGLEPSFARCTDFGQLRNLPPWGTIFSPRCVFARVVTPTEADLFMEISRAYLRFHCEQAARAEAVDTATEAEILAGHRHYCEQQQQNDKTRRILAQAFDEAWAERYMRTVLFDLPQ; encoded by the coding sequence ATGCACGAAGGCAACCGGAGCCCACGACCGATGCGCATCGAAGCAAAGACCATCAAACCCAGACACCCGTTGGTGACCCGCCTGGCCGAATTGCTGGTGAGCACCTGGGGAGAGTACCTGCAGCTGGAGCCGTATCACCTGCCGGCGGATCTGGGCTTTGTCGAAGGTCAGCTCGAAGGCGACCGGCTCACGATTGTCAATCACTGCTACCAGAGCCGCGTCTTTCGCAAACTGCACCTCGAACTTGCCACAATCGGTCCGAATCTGGATATTTTGCACTGCGTGATGTACCCGCGCCCCCAGTTCGACCTGCCCATCTACGGCACCGACATCGTGGCGAGCACCCAGATGGTCAGTGCGGCCATCGTCGATCTCTCGCCTGTGCGCGGCCCACTGTCTGAGAGCTACCTTACCGGCCTGGAGCCCAGCTTCGCGCGCTGCACCGATTTTGGCCAGCTGCGCAATCTGCCTCCCTGGGGGACGATCTTCTCGCCGCGCTGTGTGTTCGCCCGTGTGGTCACCCCCACCGAGGCGGATCTGTTCATGGAGATCAGCCGCGCCTATCTGCGCTTTCACTGCGAGCAGGCCGCCCGCGCCGAAGCGGTCGATACCGCCACCGAAGCTGAGATCCTGGCGGGCCATCGGCATTACTGCGAGCAGCAGCAACAAAACGATAAGACCCGGCGGATCCTCGCCCAGGCCTTCGACGAAGCCTGGGCCGAGCGCTACATGCGCACGGTGCTGTTCGATTTGCCGCAATAG